One genomic segment of candidate division WOR-3 bacterium includes these proteins:
- a CDS encoding DNA alkylation repair protein produces MRPKSEVRNQKAECRSQDTGLAVKPKELVAEIRREFEKAADAKYRESIQRFFKEPIDFYGVRTPEVRRIHREYFDRVKHLPKSEILEICELLHKGTKYEEHGIAFSWAGRLVKKLEPSDFAVLERWLKLYVSNWAACDTFCGGAVGEFLLRFQQFLPCVRAWASSKNRWLRRASAVALILAAKQERYLHEAYATADILLLDEDDMVQKGYGWLLKEIANKRPQEVFDFVLERRDRMPRTALRYAIEKMPAAWKKRAMAK; encoded by the coding sequence ATGAGGCCGAAGTCAGAAGTCAGAAATCAGAAGGCAGAATGCAGAAGTCAAGATACAGGGCTGGCCGTCAAACCGAAGGAGTTGGTCGCGGAGATCAGGCGCGAGTTTGAGAAGGCGGCGGATGCGAAGTACCGCGAGTCAATCCAGCGGTTCTTCAAGGAGCCGATTGACTTCTACGGCGTGAGGACTCCGGAGGTGCGCAGGATTCACAGGGAGTACTTCGACAGGGTCAAGCATCTGCCCAAGAGCGAGATACTCGAGATATGCGAGCTGCTGCACAAAGGCACGAAGTACGAGGAGCATGGGATTGCGTTCAGTTGGGCGGGGAGGTTGGTCAAGAAGCTTGAGCCTTCCGACTTCGCCGTGCTCGAACGGTGGCTCAAGCTCTACGTCTCCAACTGGGCGGCGTGTGATACATTCTGCGGCGGGGCGGTCGGCGAGTTCCTGCTCAGGTTCCAGCAGTTCCTTCCATGCGTGCGCGCATGGGCCTCGTCGAAGAACCGTTGGCTGCGTCGGGCATCCGCGGTCGCGCTGATTCTCGCCGCCAAGCAGGAGAGATACCTGCACGAGGCATACGCGACCGCCGACATCCTGCTTCTGGACGAAGACGACATGGTGCAGAAGGGCTACGGTTGGTTGCTAAAGGAGATCGCCAACAAACGGCCGCAGGAGGTTTTCGACTTCGTCCTCGAGCGTAGGGACCGGATGCCGCGCACCGCGCTCCGCTATGCCATAGAGAAGATGCCGGCGGCCTGGAAGAAGCGGGCAATGGCCAAGTGA